The following are encoded in a window of Pelagicoccus enzymogenes genomic DNA:
- the tnpA gene encoding IS66 family insertion sequence element accessory protein TnpA — protein sequence MSTERGKRYTAEQKQELLELFRQSGMNASRFCKEMNVSYPTLRRWLGPESAKPVQFVELDGAERGEGSLSVALPNGIWAEFPLSAERSVVADWIRELK from the coding sequence ATGTCTACCGAACGAGGGAAACGATACACTGCAGAACAGAAGCAAGAGCTCTTGGAGCTCTTCCGCCAAAGCGGGATGAACGCGTCGCGCTTCTGCAAGGAGATGAACGTGAGCTATCCCACGCTCAGGCGCTGGCTCGGCCCGGAGTCGGCCAAGCCGGTCCAGTTCGTCGAGCTCGACGGAGCCGAACGGGGCGAAGGGAGCTTGAGCGTGGCCTTGCCAAACGGAATCTGGGCGGAGTTCCCGCTCTCCGCCGAGAGGTCCGTCGTCGCGGACTGGATACGGGAGCTGAAGG